AAATATACTTGCATGATGGCATAAATAGATACTTGGACCAATCTATGTGGTCGATGATGAATATTGTGTAAGACGGTTGACCTATAGCTGTCTGGCAAATAGGACAAGTGTCTCATTGCAGATGATCTAGAGCCTAGCTTCCTGCATGTTGTTGCTTCTTGCTATTGAATACGATCTTCTAAACACAATTTGCACTTTTACTACTGCAGATGATCTTCCCATGGATGTTTGATGAGATTCATGCTCTAAGACAATTCAAAGGTGCTGCTAATGTGTTGGCTGAGAAGGAGGATTGGCCTCCATTATACGACATAACTGCACTAAATAATAACAAGGTGTGCTACCTATATACAAAGCTAATCTTCTTGAATGACAACTGGCAATAACATTTGCAGATGGAGATCTAAACTCTCTTGCTTTCCCTTTTTAACCGGCAACAATGTGAATAATCAACAATTTCTTCCGTTAGTGAGTAAATTCTGTTTGTCAACATTGTCAGGTGCCTGTTGCAGCTGCTGTTTATTATGAAGATATGTATGTTAACTTCAAGCTGGTGATGGAGACAGCTTCACAGATAGCAGGGATTCGGTTGTGGATAACTAACGAATATATGCATTCTGGTCTACGAGATTCAGGGACCCAAGTTTTTGATCATTTGATGGGAATGCTAGATGGAAAGAGGCCTTTGTTCTGATTTCCATTGCAGTTGGTGCATTAGTTCGTTGTTCTGGATTTGATTTTACATTCATTTTCTTTGTACTTTAGTTTCGCGGGTTTGTGACTGGGCAGTCTGTTTCTTACAGTTCGAGTTGAGGCTTGTATATTGCGTTAAAAACTTTGTTCTAAAGTGTTGTATCAAATAAAGCTGCCCTTCATTATAGGTGCAAAGTATGAGGTTGTTTGAAACTTACAACCTACAGTCTACAGATAAGAAGAAACAGAAGTGAACATAAGAAATAGATTTCTTCAAACGATTAAGTGCAAACTTTTATATATACAACTTTCTTTGAATCCCACAGAAAGCCGGATTACAACTCATGCCTTAGAACTTACAAATGGAATTTCAATTACCCTAACATAACTTCTAAACTAGGACTAGATCGGTACCTAACAACATTTGCCACAAAGGGATGAGATAGAAGCTCTTCAGCTGTCCACCTTTCCGGAGTTTCCTTGGCTAGGCAAAACCCTGGAAACTCCCTAGCAAGACTCGAGATCGTATCAGGAATTTTAGGCTCCATTCCATCAACAATGTAGAGAGTATCGCTCTCATGATCGTAGAAATGATTCCCGGGGCGCTCTCCAGGAAGCATTTCAAGAACAATACACCCCACAGCCCAAATATCACTGGCTTGTTCTTGCTCATTGTACAAGACAGTCTCCGGAGACAAGAACATGGGAGTGCCTCTCCACCTTTCTTGAACCTCCTCCTTCTTGGCCAACCCCAAGTCACCCACTTTGGCTACCAAGGTATAGGCACTATCATCTTCATTTTCCACAAGCAAGATCTTATCTGGTTTCAAATCACAGTGAACATACCCACTCTTGTGTAGGTGTCGAACCCCTTCAAGAATGTCGCCGGTGTACCGCCTCACATCGGATTCTGGCAACCCATGACCGATAATCTTTATCAGCCTCGCAAGGCTTCCCCATGCAACTTCCAAGGCCAAGTTATAGACCTCGATCTTCCCCGTCGTCACTCCATGTCACCTCTTCACCATAGTGCTCAATGATGAAGGGGCAAGAACCACCCTTGTTATTCAACTCCCTAAACACCTCGAGCTCGTATCGAATGGAATCTGAATCCTTGATCTTTGCCGATTTCATGGCCATGGCCACGGGCATGTGGTCGATCTTGATATAGGGTCTCTTGGAAAATGCAACGAACACGGAGCCGAAGCCTCCTTCTCCGATCTTGTTTCCTCTAATCCACTTGTAACCTCAACCAAAACTCACTTCCGCCTTCCTCTTCATATCGCTGCTCTCTTTTCTTTCGCTCTGCTTTTCTTGCAAAGAAGATTACTACTCCTTTTTCTCTATCTCTGCTCTGTTTGCAGCAAAGGGCGGATGACTCATTTATGGATTGTAGGACTAAGATTCTATATAATAGCTAGGAATAGGAAAGTCGGTGGTGTTTGGAAGTCCTTATTCCTATAGGAAATGGATATAGGAGAAATGAGGAAACTTTGTTATCAAGTAAATAAGTAATAAGTTGGAAAGCCGTTGGATGTGCGTGGATGCCAAGCTACTAGTCTCCCAatcagaaaggaaaaatagaaattgacaAAATATATGAATGAAAACGTGTATTATTCTGTTACTAGGACATGTTGATCCTAGCATAGTCTAATACTCTAACCCTAGCTAGTAGCTACTAATCATATCAATGCACCCTAGTTACTGCTGATGACTGATGACCAatcaaataaaattacaaaatcTTCATTGGTTTATATTTGTAAAACAGTTGataacaatgaaaaataaaatgagttGGGAATggaaaaatatatcaaaaagaaaataatatttgAAATGATGCGCCAAGATCAGAGCATAGATCTCTCTAATCGTGCCTAATGTATCAATGCTCATACAATTATAGTACCAAGTGATGTGATGCACTAACAAATTGCCCTAATAATTCTTGTCAATCTAAGAAAATGGCAATGACcgttttcaaaaagaaaatggcAATGACATGCATAATAATCACGTGGTTTCAAATTAATCTGAACAATTATTTAGGACGAACAATCAAACTCGTATTCTATTATGGGTTTCTAAGGTTTTATCGAGTTAAAGTATTAACTTTCCGGTGAAATGATTGACTTCCAAGTTAAAAGGTTGACTATTAAATTTTCACCACAAGATCTAAATTATGAGTTCCTGAGAATTTTACATTATGTACCGCTAGGGTGAAATTTATGATCAAAAAGAAGAGATGAGCACGACAACTCACAAACATCACAATAGAGTGATACTAGACCTACTAAGTACGATTCatcacaaatgaaaaaaaaagtgaaaaaaaaagataattgaGTTGGACATCTAAAAACGACAAAAGACTATTGAGGTTTGCATGGTTTTACACACTGGGAGCTACCATAGGGGCACCTGTGGAATGCAATGACATGTCAAAACATGTTAAACTTTGTTGACactatttttttattgaatCTTGTACCATAAGCTCATCAACATAAGTAGAAATTTAAAACTGTATCAATAGATGGATCACGGAAACCtcgaacaattttttttttttgaatatgaatcttattgttttttaactttgagaattataaaaaaaaaaaaaagtaaaaaatcgTCATGATTTTGAGTTTCATAAGTTTGACTGTTTGAGAGGTGcttaaaaatcattatttaaTGGTGCAAAAATTTTAGTGAGAATAAATACATGtaattttggtaaaaaaaatcgTGTGCTATAGTCCACAATTTTTTGTAGAAATCATTGTCTTGgagaactttttattttttattcttgagAAAGTTAGAGGATCTAGTTTTCACATGGTTGGGGCATGAAGTTTTAGTTAGTTTATagttttaaacttttttttcaccttaataataaataaacaaattagtTTGTAATATTGTAAATTACTAACTGGAGCCTCAGTAACAAGTTAAAAAAATTAGAGCCTTAGGTACCATATATGGAGCATCAATAAATCTGGTGCACCGTAGAATTTTCGGTGATTAACAGCaaaaattgatttttgttttgtattttgtttctgtttgCTTGTTTGTGAGGATAATCTTGAACATGAAGCTAATATACAAGACATGCTACGTACTGTACTCTTCGGTATGCTATACTCCACATTTTTCATTATTAATTAAATTTGATTTTTCACTAAATCTAACTATGGAAAAAGTATATTACATTTACCAttaaaattatatttcattGACAAGAATGGTATTGAAAACAGTTGAAAACGGTTGTGCTAAAATGAAGTGATCGACTTACAAATCTAAGACGTTTCCCTCCCTGGGCGGGTCTCATTAGGTCGGTAAACAATCTAATCAAACTAAAGTTTGTAACCAGTAATTTGGAACATGTGTTATAATTAAACTAAAttcccaacatataaaattaCATAAACACCTGTCccaatctatatatatatatatatatatatatatatatagagagagagagagagagagagagagagagagagattaattGTAGTTTTGGGGGTTGGAAGGTGTGGCTAATGATCTTGAAAACTTGAATATGAAGCTGATGTTTGTTTCTATGTATGATCGATTTTAGCAATGCTAGATCCCTATCTTGTATTCTTGTAGTGCCCTAGGGTAAAGGCCAAAGCCAACTACATCTCAACTACTTCTGTTCAACTGCCCTTTCAgttcagaaaaggaaaatagaaGACGTGCCTTACCATACATATCGTTATCATCTATGCATGCAAATGCATGCTGTctgtctctctatctctctctgtgctctctctctctctctctctctctctgaaagtGGGTAAGTCCAACTTCTTCTCACCTTCCACCACCTTAATCTACTTGTTAATTGAAAGCTTTATATATAATCCATTATCCAACATTCTCACTTCTCGATATGCTCTTCTCTCATCATTCTCACTACATTTAAGCATACCTTCCAATTATGGAAGGAGGTCAAGAACATATGAATCCACCTCCAACCTCATCATCAACACTGCCGCTATCATTACCGTTAATCTTGCCGCCGCAAAACCCTTCCTACCAGCTCTTCACACCCTCAGGATTGaaccctcctcctcttcctcttctacaGCCTCATGATCATCAATCCCTTAACCCTCTAGACATTGACTGGATCAGCCTTCTCTCTGGTCAAGCAGGTCATCACGGGCTAGTCAGTCATGATCAGATTAGTAACTATAGGGCTGTGACGGGTATGGTGGATCTCAGTACAGCCACTGGCTCCGCTGGTGAGAATACTATTGAAGGTGATGATGATCCGGAACAAAAGGGTTGTAAGAAGAGGAAAGTTGGTGGTTATAAGATGAGGAAAGCGACTCGGCCTAGGTTTGCATTTCAGACTCGGAGCACTGATGATATTCTTGATGATGGCTACCGTTGGAGAAAATATGGACAGAAAGCCGTCAAGAACAGCTTATATCCCAGGtaattaattctttaattaAGTTTATCTATCAAATACTTATGGCTATAGACCTATAGTTTTCtcttgaaaagaaataaaagagaaacaaaagtaCATGAAAATATCATCTAGCTAGACTCTAGACTTTGAATAGTTGAATTAGGTAAAGGTAACTAAGCTAGCTAAATTTTAGTAGGTAAAACTGTTAGAGACAGGAAAGATATTGCATACTAATATATATTGTTGCTCAACTCTTTTACATTCTGAAAGAAATGGAATCCAGTTAGATACTTTACTTATTgttcacaaaacaaaaaagttagAAACATTACTTTAATGAAATATGATCGTTTTCTTCTAGCAAAACATAATTGATCTTCTACTTGTTCAAACAAGCAAGTTGAATACATAATATGTACGTATAGGGAATCTGAAATCCGAAATGGTTAAATATTTACAAGACGAAACAACCATTAAATTAGTCCTAGTAAATCTTATGAAACAGTATATCCAAAAACTCACATCAACTCATAGGGTATATATTGTGACAATTTGGATCCAAATGTTTAAAACTTTAGTAAGTTGTGTGATCGATCTTCGTTTTTTGTTGCGTTGAGCATAAAACATATATCATATATAGTCGATCTGATTATTTCTTTGACATCGAACACGGTCATATGTAGGAGTTACTATCGCTGCACGCATCACACATGTAATGTGAAAAAGCAGATTCAGAGGCTATCAAAAGACACAAGCATCGTGGTGACAACATATGAAGGAACTCACAATCATCCCTGTGAGAAACTGATGGAAACCCTAACTCCTCTCTTGAGGCAAATGCAATTCCTCTCTAGGTTCTAGTTAAATGTGTATATAGCTCCCTAAGGTTTGCTATATGAACATAATACGTACTGTGATTAACTGATTATGACTTTCTCTTGAACTGTTATAACACGTTGTAACCCCCTCACCAACCAAGATCAAATTTCCAACCTCCTTTCATCTCATTTGTGGCACCAACAAAAGTATACGGCTCTTTACTTTTAAGATATTCAAATGTATAATAGTTCTAAAACTCTCTAATTAAATCACGTCTCTTTTATTTGATGTTGCAcgaaaacagaaaagaagatCCCTATGAATTTGTAATTTATAGTGTTCTCTAACCCAAATCCAAAACGCAAGTTTAGCTATACATGCATGTTAAAATAATAATTACTATACCAAATTATGAGTGTTCGTAACGATGGCATGCATAAACATTCTTCTCATCTTCTCTAATGATTCTATTCAGACTTCCAAATTTGCTACATGGACCTCCACTAATTTTTGTACAAATTTAATTCCTCATTTACCTCTATCGAAAactaaataacaaaaaaaaatatagaaaaaccACAACCAATTctgtctccatcttcttctccctcaCATGTCTATTGTTATATATTAATAATTAAGGCCCAATTGTTAgaatttaattattgattagtaatttgatatatatatatatatatatatatatatatatatgtgactgATAACTCTTCCCCTGCGTTTCCACTGTTCTTGAAAGTTTCAACCCTAAGAACCAAGCTTCTTATTGAGGTTTGTGATCTAGTCCAAGTTTTTCTCTTTATCTCTGCCACCATTCAAATTCAAGGAATTCTCTTCGTTTAGACAATTAATCATTATTCCATTACTTGAGttatggaaaaaaaaacatactccCGTTGAACTTCATACCCAAAGCATGAATTAAATATCTAAACTTGGATTCTTGGAATATAGTACTATATGTCCTTCCTCCAAACGATTAAACAGTAGGCTATAAAGATGTAGCTAAGGCAGCAGATGTAATCGCAGGATATAGCCAGAACCTAGAGAAGTGGTGTGGAGGTCGACaagaataaaatataaaaaaaagggatAAAACTGGAAGATTATGGGAGAAATATTGAAGAAAATGTCCAAATAGTAAATGAAGAGGTCTAATTAGAAGTCTAGAACCAccctctctatatatattataaaaaataaaataaattgtttTTACTCCCACAAAAATAGCCATATTCATCACACAAGTATGAATTATTTTGAAAATAGTTTTTCTAAACGGGAAgatgctctctctttctctctcaagtgCAACCCTAAGGTCGTCACCATCGTTGATTGGCGGCGGCACTACAAACTCCCTGACTCTCGACAGAGATATTTCTTGGCTACGATGTGGCCCTGTACTTTGGGTATGGAAGGATGGCTGCGCTGCTCTTTCTACTCATCTCCTTGACGGCAACGGCGATTTGATTCCACGGTGCTCTTCAAGTTTTTCGATCGGGTTCGTCTCCTTGGGGGATCGAAGCCTCAGATGACGGTCATCTGGGCCGTGATGGTACGTGGCTCCTCGCCTTCACTCTTGTCAGTGACAAGCGGATCAAAGGCAACCAGTGACTGGGTTTGCTCAAGGCCGGCTTTGATGAGCGATAATGGTTTTGCAGGTTTGGGTCTCTAGTGTTTCCCTACCTGCAAAGGTAGTGGCGGCGACAGTTTGTGGTGGTGGCTTACCCATGATCACACCGGCGGCACCATTGTGGGGGAGACTTTTTTCTCTCCTAGGGTTTGCTCCCGTGGGCTTGGTTAGGCATGGTATTGGGGTAATCAGTCCTTCTGGGCCTTGGAATGGAACAAGATCAGTTTGGGCTGTATGGATTACATGGGCTTCCTTTTGGGTTAAGGTGGATTGGAAGCTCTCTGTTTGGGAGGTCCTGATGAATGAAGAGGGAGTACGTGGATGGCGACCAGTCATCCTCTACTCCACATGTTGCTTGATTTTTGATCTTGGTCGCAAAAACCAGTAGCTCTGAGGGTTATTTTACTTCACTGCTTCggagtttctaggtttttgtttgaaataatggtGCATGGATtttctaaaaggtgggtgtacgggggttttctgggttcttgttcttgtttagaATAGAAGTCTTAGGGTAGTCTGAGGAACgatctttctgtcgaccccataggggtgtttcgtttttgtactgcttgctgaatctatataatgaGCTGACcttttttgataaaaaataataattacacAAGTATGAAACATAAGACAAATGATCAACAAATGTGTTGAACAAGttctttgaatatatatatatatatatatatatatatatatttgttcttTAATAAATGAGATACAAGGCCAATGAGGGTTGGCAAGATTGGAAGGCTTGAGTTTGAGTGGAACCCCACCCAAACTGAAGCTCCAACAATTTAAAAAGTTTTTATTGGTATGCAAGCAGGTTAACACTTCTGCAGCCACCATCGGAGAACACGGTGGGGCTCATGAGTCCACCAGTTTGTTGACGAACATAAGGGAGAAACATCGGTCCAGAGGGGGCCATCGGCAGATGGCTGCAGCCTGCAGGTTCTTCAAGTGGGGAAACCTTGGGATCAGCAGGATCTGTCAACTCTCATAATCTGCCTGCGGTCAACTGCTGTACGTATTGGAAGTTAGGCTCTTACATCGCTGACCTTGGTGGTGGTTCAACGAGGCCTTAGTTGGGGAGCAGCCTCTCCCTAAATTCTTTGCCACAAAAATAGtagtagtaataataataagaagaagaggatagacttttctttttattttcaaaaaagaagaagaggatagACTTTGCCAACTATAACACTCAAATTATTTTCCGTATTAAACTTCATATGGAAATTGCTAAGATTGGTTAGTAAATAAAACAAAGGATCACAAAATACCACCTTCGATTCACAAACGTGAAAGACTTGATTGACAGATATACAATAGGTGTGTCAACTTTAGTTTCGTATATTCTTTTTATGACGTTTATCTATagggattttatttatttattagctAGCCATTCCACTAATCTTACATTTccttaaaattaaacaaaaccaTAATGCCAACCGCCAACGGTGTTTGCAATGTTCTCCTATGTTTACGAGATAAGTTAAAAATAATAATGTCAAAATGtcaattaaataataaaatCGTAATATTAAAAAAGAGGAAATTGGTTGGTGGAGCGTACGTATATGGAAAGGCTTCATTTGACCTAAAATACAGCCATATCACTCACCCTTGAGATATGGAAAGAGATCCCATCTCAACCCTGACTCAAATAGACAATTGAAAAACGTCAAAATGATTCCTTAAAAGCCATAAATACACACAATCCCGGCCAAAATTTAACAACTAGCTAATTCTCATCGCTAGCTAGAGAGCTCTCTATGACTCTATCTCTTGGTTAATAATGTTGAAGTCGACGGAGGAGATAGAGAATAGGTGTGTGAATTTTGGATTCGAATATTCTTTTTATGACGTTAATTCATATTGAtcgaatttttttatttagtaaATTAGCTCGCCATCAATAGATATTCGAATCTTACATTTccttaaaatcaaacaaaaccaTACAGATATGCCAACCGCCAACGGTGTTTGCATTGTAGTCCTATGTTTACAAGATAAGTTAAAAAACAATAATGTCAAAATGTCAATTAAATAATAAAAcgtaataataaaaaagaggaAATTGGTTGGTGTAGCGTACGTACATGAAAAGGCTTCATTTGACCTAAAACACAGCCATATCACTCATCACTCCCCACCCTTAAGATCTGGATCTTTCCAATCTCAACCCTGACTCAAATAGACAATTGAAAAACGTCAAAATGATTCCTCAaaagccatatatatatatacacaatccCGGCCAAAAGTTAACAACTAGCTAATTCTCATCGCTAGAGAGCTCTCTATCTCTTGGTTATTTGGTTTGTGCTTTGAAAATGTTGAAGTCGACGGAGGATGTGGAGAAGGAGGTTAATAAGGAGGAGGACAAAACGGAGAGGTCGCTGATGAAAATGGCTAAGACGACGGAGGAGACAGCGGAGGAGGTTAAGGAGGAGGGGGATGAGGGTAAGAGGGACAGGTCTTTGATGGGAATGTTTAAATCGAAGGAGGAGGCGAAGAAGGAGGTTGAGGAGGAGGCGAAGGAGGCTAAGACGGAGGAGTCGTTGATAGACAAGGCGAAGAACTATGTGGCAGAGAAGATAGCAAATGTGCCAACGCCAGAGGCAAGTCTGGTCGATGTTGATTTCAAGAAGGTGAGCTTTAATTCTGCCGATTACCTTGCCAAGGTTAACATAAAAAATCCCTATTCACATTCCATCCCCATCTGTGAGATCGATTACACCCTCAAAAGCACTGGCAGGTAATTCATTACTTCATTTAACTCCCTAATGTAATTATTTCCCACATCGatctggttttggttttgaagatATATGTAGCATGAGATGCCATGCTATCATGGTTAGATCTAAAAGGGTTGGTAAATCTCTTGCCTTTGATTAGCATATAATTAGCGATACCAGAGAGAAAATGTAAACTTAAAATTTCTGGTATGAGGAGAAATGTTCATCTCCCGCgagagttatatatatatatgccctaCGATCCAGTCTTTGTTATTTTGCATAATCCCCATGTCATTTTTCTAGTGTAGacttttttttgaaatggacATAGCTTGCGTGCCAAACCGAAGTCTAGGCTTTCATGTTTAGGTTGCGGATGAGTGTGTCTTGGATTCTCTACAATACTTGTCCATGTATTTATTATCTAGATTGTTTTATAATGTAATTATtgaattcttaaaaaaaaaagggagagacCAAAAAACCAAAGTCTAGGGTTTCATTTTTAAGTCAAGGCTTTCAAGAGAAAA
This portion of the Rosa chinensis cultivar Old Blush chromosome 1, RchiOBHm-V2, whole genome shotgun sequence genome encodes:
- the LOC112168983 gene encoding mitogen-activated protein kinase kinase kinase 20-like, producing HGVTTGKIEVYNLALEVAWGSLARLIKIIGHGLPESDVRRYTGDILEGVRHLHKSGYVHCDLKPDKILLVENEDDSAYTLVAKVGDLGLAKKEEVQERWRGTPMFLSPETVLYNEQEQASDIWAVGCIVLEMLPGERPGNHFYDHESDTLYIVDGMEPKIPDTISSLAREFPGFCLAKETPERWTAEELLSHPFVANVVRYRSSPSLEVMLG
- the LOC112182484 gene encoding desiccation protectant protein Lea14 homolog translates to MLKSTEDVEKEVNKEEDKTERSLMKMAKTTEETAEEVKEEGDEGKRDRSLMGMFKSKEEAKKEVEEEAKEAKTEESLIDKAKNYVAEKIANVPTPEASLVDVDFKKVSFNSADYLAKVNIKNPYSHSIPICEIDYTLKSTGSVIASGRIPDPGSIKASGDTQVDVPVKVPHSIIVTLVKDIATDWDIDYELELGLIIDLPVIGNITIPLSRKGEIKLPTLKELVFGAKEEEKDSKEKDMDSKEKEKDSKEKDKDSDK
- the LOC112182626 gene encoding probable WRKY transcription factor 24 codes for the protein MEGGQEHMNPPPTSSSTLPLSLPLILPPQNPSYQLFTPSGLNPPPLPLLQPHDHQSLNPLDIDWISLLSGQAGHHGLVSHDQISNYRAVTGMVDLSTATGSAGENTIEGDDDPEQKGCKKRKVGGYKMRKATRPRFAFQTRSTDDILDDGYRWRKYGQKAVKNSLYPRSYYRCTHHTCNVKKQIQRLSKDTSIVVTTYEGTHNHPCEKLMETLTPLLRQMQFLSRF